In the genome of Dermacentor andersoni chromosome 3, qqDerAnde1_hic_scaffold, whole genome shotgun sequence, one region contains:
- the LOC126520722 gene encoding neprilysin-1-like has protein sequence MTTRHQHSNAKKMVTNAIVRFLTSGALLMIMIWSKPHATIVFCNTSHCLRHATKLKEAMDTSVDPCNDFYKFKCIQLRNLTPTDEELYMNFKQGLGFLWPEKKQSAIDPLLPLLNLTITWNINFLFQLEALPAYKRRPQTLYITRGILSRRFSDPTWTPVTFAEVVRRHCGELGVEPPSDSSIQELKSTVEDIINAALKLPPGATTDTQIMMEIEQLMPKRGYDWLSSLNKLYSPQFTWTPDSPVALEDEAILQSVYTLLENYKKKRQTLMEGLSLVFLRTSLWLAAGKPELRYRSDPKVGRRIWKLTCVKYTAGNFGLLIAASHIYRRYSSSMRGQLARFHQSIQTTIKQQLEDAEWIDATIKSKATVKIDAMTLDTMPEENFFSDVDLARLYRDFPSNAASFLENYIKVAEAYRLLIVHDNFISVYSRRLGDGSPSRYDYYYNIAYISLGAMEPPTLYLSGTTAMIYGSFGTLIAECIVRSFDKRGVLFTGEGKRELWWHSPAYTQRVGCDLLSDRKSGGSGTTSDAKTLPAGSRDQREVRFAPLFPLAPALTTSFIAHRRASIKDRRHVQHRLQWLADYTNDQVFFLTYCLMTCATNSTGETCNVPLRQMQRFTGAFRCSPGSPMNPVKKCTFFS, from the coding sequence ATGACGACCCGTCACCAACATTCAAATGCCAAGAAGATGGTCACCAATGCAATAGTGCGGTTCCTCACCAGTGGAGCCCTGCTGATGATCATGATATGGTCCAAGCCACATGCCACCATAGTGTTCTGCAACACTTCCCATTGCCTTAGGCATGCCACTAAGCTCAAGGAGGCCATGGACACTAGCGTCGACCCCTGCAACGACTTCTACAAGTTCAAGTGCATCCAGCTACGCAATTTGACGCCGACCGACGAAGAACTCTACATGAACTTCAAGCAGGGCCTAGGTTTCTTGTGGCCGGAAAAAAAACAATCGGCCATCGACCCGCTGCTCCCGTTGCTGAACCTTACTATCACCTGGAACATCAACTTCCTCTTTCAACTGGAGGCCTTGCCTGCATACAAGCGGAGGCCGCAGACGCTATACATTACGCGTGGCATACTGAGCCGCAGATTTTCGGATCCCACGTGGACACCAGTTACGTTTGCCGAAGTCGTCAGACGGCACTGCGGTGAACTCGGGGTCGAGCCGCCGTCCGACTCGAGCATCCAGGAACTGAAGAGCACCGTGGAGGACATCATAAATGCCGCGCTCAAACTTCCACCGGGTGCCACGACTGACACGCAGATTATGATGGAGATTGAGCAGCTGATGCCCAAACGGGGGTACGACTGGCTCAGCAGCCTGAACAAGCTGTACAGTCCCCAGTTCACGTGGACACCGGACAGCCCAGTTGCTCTGGAAGATGAAGCAATACTGCAGAGCGTGTACACCCTGCTTGAGAACTACAAGAAAAAGAGGCAGACGCTCATGGAAGGTTTATCGTTGGTGTTCCTCCGAACGTCCCTTTGGTTGGCCGCAGGAAAACCAGAGCTGCGTTACAGGTCCGACCCTAAAGTTGGCAGGCGTATATGGAAGCTGACCTGCGTCAAGTACACCGCCGGCAACTTCGGTTTGCTGATTGCGGCCAGCCACATTTATAGGCGCTACAGCAGCAGTATGCGTGGCCAACTCGCACGTTTCCACCAGAGCATTCAGACGACGATCAAGCAGCAGCTCGAAGACGCCGAGTGGATCGACGCCACCATCAAGAGTAAGGCGACCGTCAAAATCGACGCGATGACTCTGGACACGATGCCAGAGGAGAACTTCTTCTCTGACGTCGATCTGGCTCGGTTATACCGAGACTTTCCAAGTAACGCCGCCTCGTTCTTGGAAAACTACATCAAAGTCGCGGAAGCCTACCGGCTCCTCATCGTCCACGACAACTTCATCAGTGTTTACTCCAGGAGGCTCGGGGACGGCTCGCCAAGTCGATACGACTACTACTACAACATCGCCTACATATCTCTGGGTGCCATGGAGCCTCCCACACTCTACCTGAGTGGCACAACAGCCATGATCTATGGCAGCTTCGGCACGCTCATCGCAGAGTGCATCGTGCGCTCATTCGACAAGCGCGGCGTCCTCTTCACGGGAGAAGGCAAGCGAGAGCTTTGGTGGCACTCCCCAGCTTATACACAACGAGTCGGCTGCGACTTGTTATCTGACCGCAAGTCTGGAGGCAGTGGCACAACCTCTGATGCGAAGACGCTGCCAGCTGGTAGCCGCGACCAGCGGGAGGTTCGTTTCGCGCCCTTGTTCCCCCTGGCACCGGCACTGACCACATCGTTCATTGCGCACCGCCGGGCTAGCATCAAAGACCGCAGGCACGTCCAACACCGACTGCAATGGCTCGCCGACTACACCAATGACCAGGTCTTCTTCCTGACTTACTGCCTCATGACCTGTGCCACGAACAGCACCGGCGAGACCTGCAATGTGCCCCTACGACAGATGCAGAGATTCACTGGCGCGTTCCGGTGCAGCCCCGGTTCACCGATGAACCCAGTGAAGAAGTGCACTTTTTTCTCGTAA